TTTCTGCGATGGTGGCTATGCCGATAACGAAGGGATTATGTCGATCTTGGAATGGCTCGATGAATATCAGGGCGAAAATCAGACGATTGTGATTCTGCGAATTCTCCCATTCCAGGCGTCCCCGCTCAGCGAAGCCAGTTCGCACAACGGCTGGTTCTATTCGTCGCTGGGGCCGATCTCGGCAATCGCGTCGGTGCGCAACACCTCGCAGGTCGAACGCAATGATCGCATGGTGCGATTATTCCGCGACTCGAAGAAGTGTGCCGAGAAGAATTTGAAGGTGGTTGATGTGGTGTTCGAATTCACCGGGCAGAATCTGGCACCCATCTCTTGGCAACTGACCGAAGGACAGAAGCGGAATATCGACAACGCCTGGCAGGTGTTGGAGGAGAACGCCAGTCGCAAGCAGGGGCCGATCGCCAAATTGGAAGAGATTTTGCAGATGCCGCCGCAACCGCAACCGCGAACGGGAGGCATCCCCACGCCGCGGATGCGCTAACCTCGATCGATGCGTTGACGGTGGGCGATCCGTCAGCGCATCACGCCGGGGGTGAAGATGCCCGCGGGCAGGCTGCCACCGACGATCTCGATTTTCTGCGCGTGATGCGAGCGGATGCCCGTGGCCTCGAATTGGCCCATCGCCCGGCCATCCGCATCGAGTCCGAGTTGTCGAAAGCGGAATAGTTCCTGCATCGAGATGACGTCGTTTTCCGATCCGGTGACTTCCGTAATGCTGGTGATGCGACGCGGGCCGCCGGTCAAGCGGCTGACCTGCACCACCAAATGCACCGCCGATGCGATCTGCTGCCGAATCACCTTCAACGGCAGCTCCACCCCCATCATCACCATCATCTCCAGCCGGGAAAGCACATCGCGTGGCGAGTTGGCGTGCAGCGTGGTCATCGATCCTTCGTGGCCGGTGTTCATCGCCTGCAACATATCCAGCGTTTCCGGGCCGCGACATTCGCCAATGATGATGCGATTGGGCCGCATCCGCAGGGCGTTTTTCACCAAATCCCGCACCGTCACCGCGCCTTTTCCTTCCAGATTTGGCGGGCGAGTTTCCAGCGAGCCGACATGTTCCTGCTGCAACTGCAACTCGGCGGCATCTTCAATGGTGATGATGCGCTCATCATGCGGAATGAAGGCGGACAGCGCATTGAGCAGCGTGGTTTTCCCCGACCCGGTCCCACCGGAAACGACGATGTTCATCTTCGCACGCACGGCCTGGGACAAAAATTCGCTCATGCCTGCGGATAATGCTCCCAGCGCGACCAAATCCGGCATATTCAGCCGTTTCGAGCCGAATCGCCGAATCGAGAGCATCGGCCCACGCAGCGACAGCGGCGGCACAATCGCGTTCACCCGCGACCCATCCGCCAGCCGTGCATCCACCATCGGTGAGCTTTCATCCACCCGCCGACCGACTCGCGAGACAATTCGGCGAATGATTTCCAGCAATTGATCGTCGTCCCGAAATCGCACGGAACTGCGTTCGAGTTTGCCGTGCCGTTCGACGTAGATTTGATTGGCCCCATTCACGAGAATATCGCAAATGCTGGGATCACTAAGCAGCCGTTCCAGCGGCCCCAACCCGAGTAAATCGTCCAGCAGTTCCTGCACCATCGCACTGCGGGCGGCCCCGGAAAGCGGAATTTGCAGGCTGCCAATGAGCTGTTCGATCCCGCGAGCCAACATGCCGCGTTGACGCTCGGGCGGAACTTTGGCCAATTCCGTCGGCTGAATCGCATCCACCAATTTGCTGTGCAGATGTGTTTTCAATTCCTCGAAATCGTGAATCTCCGCAGGAAGACTGGTCAGATTCAAGCGATGCGAAAGGTCGCCGGAATCGTCGTGCGGACTGGCATGAAATCCACCCCCCAGCGGATGGGCACCCCCCAACCCCGGATGCAGGCCGCTCAGCCGTGGCGGAGGGAGCGGCGGTTGTGGCGGTTCGGTCACGGGATGCGGTGGCAGCACGCGCGGCGATTCCGATGTGGTGGCTGACTCTTCCGGCGGATGGCTGAGGTCCCGCAGAAAATGAATCCGACGATTTGGTTGAGAGGGTTCCATCGTAGAATTCTCGTTTGGCGGAGCATCCGATGCGGATTAGTGGGTCAGCCAATGAAGGAATCGCCCGATCCGCGATGGAGCCGATTCTGCCGCAACCGTCAGTAGTTCTGGGGTTTGCAGCAATTCCGCCAACAGTGCCCGCACATCTTCCAGCGGGGGCGCACTCGGCGATTGATCGCGGATGGGCAGCCCATTATTCGCGGCTTCCAAGACCGTTGTTCCCTGATTGCGAATGCAACGAATCGCGGATGTTTTCAGCAACTCTTGAATTTCGCTCAGGGTCGCACCGGGGCCGTGCGGCTGAAACCGGTTGACCACCAGATGCAGCGTACCGGGAATTTTGCGAATTTCCAAGGCATTTTTGAGCAATAACGCCGCATGTACCGACGAGATTTTCTGCTCCATCATCAGCACAATTTCGTCGGCGGCGTGCAAAATGGCGAAATATTCCTCATCGTAGGTGTATGGTGTGTCTACCACCACCAGATCCGCAAAATTGCGCAGCAAATGCACCAGCCGCTGCTGATTTTCCGGCGGAATCGAACTGCCCAGCACCTGATACGGGCCGGCCAGCACATGCAGATGATCCCGCAGCGGCGTCAGCGTGCCACGTACCAGCGATGGCGGCGGCATCGGCCCGTTGAGCAATTCCTGAGTCGTCATTTGCGGCTTGAAATTCAGCAGCACGGCCAGCCGACCCAGCCGCGTGCCCAACTCGGCGAGGATCGTCGAGCGCTTCGCCAACTCTGCAGATTCCACCGCCAGATTCACCGCAACCGTTGTCGTCCCACAGCCTTCCGTCGCACCAATGACTGCAACCACTCGGGAGCGTCGCGGCTGCAATCCGAATTGACGAGACAAGCGTTCCATCGCTTGCCGGAAATCTTCCCCCAACTCCGCATGGGTGACTTGGGCCGCGCCCGCCCGCATCGCATCGCGGACAAACGCAGCATCATCACCATGGTTGGTGAGCAGCAAAATCGGTTCGCCGGGAAAATGATCGTTCAAGATTCGAATCGATTCCAAATCACGATCCAACGGAACGGCGACGATGAAAACGCGACGCGGCAACTTGCCCGCTGGCCGCAACACATCACACGCTTGTTGAACCGTGCGAAAGCGGTGGTCCACTTGACCACCCAAACTCAACACTTCTTCGGTGGTTAACCCAGCTTCCCGCTCGGCTAGTCCCACCAAAATCACACTCAGCGGATCCATGCGAAACTCCAAAGCGGCGATCCAGCCGAATCAGGAGGCAGATTGAGGAAGGCTGCTGGTAGTATAGAACACGAGATGCGAGATGAAAATTCCTTTCAGCGCGATGAAATATTTGAATGTCGAAATATCTCGAGATAAGAAGAGTTTTGTTTCTCGAATTCGTCGGCTTTTTCCGATTCGCACCGGAAGTGCCTCGGTCGACGCTGCTAAAATAACCATATCGACCGAAGGAAGCGAGGTTGCGATGTTGTTGCCACCCGAACCGTTGCTGTTGGCCGCCCATCGTGATCCCGACCCCACCGCGGCACTGGCGACCGCCGACTGGTTGGACGAACACGATCAAAGCGACCAAGCGAAATATGTGCGCATCTGCTGCCAATTCCACGACTTAGGGCGCGGTGAACCCGCTGGATATGCCCTCCTGGACGAGGCGGATCGACTCCTGGGACAAGGCCGACTCGACTGGGCCAGACCACCGCGCGGCTTCATCAGCACGCTGCCACCCATCGAACCGCTTGGCTCCCCGCGCGGCTTCCCCGAAGCAATTATCGCACCCTCGTTCACGGATTTACTCCATGAAGCCGAGCGGTTGTTCGATCATTGGCCCGCGCGAATGATTCGGCTCTCCACGATTGCCCCCGATCAGATTCGCACACTCTTGCAATCGCAATGGGCCGGGCGGATCTGTGGACTGACGATGGGGTTACGACCGGGAGCCAATCAAACGGAACAAGGGCTTGATGTCCTGACGAGTATCCCCGATCGCGTGCAATTGGCGTATCTCGATCTCACGATTCCCCATGGTAGCGATGCCGACCTGCACCGATTGGCCCAATGGGAAGGCGGACATTCGCTTCGGCATTTGTCTCTCAAGGGGGTGCCAGCACCACTCCACGGGATGGCCGCATTCGCCGAACGAGGCGAAGGATCGATGCTCGAGAAAATCGAATTGTCCGGCAATCGGTTTCCGTTTGTCTCCACCCCCGGCGTGCCGCACCTCGACCGCAACGCCGTCGCTCGCTTGGGCAATCCCCAGGCGTTTCCGCGATTGAAAAATTTGACACTCAATAACCTGTCATTGGCAACCGATGCATTCCGGTCCTTGACCAACGGGGAGAGCCGATTTCCGCAACTCAAAGAAATTCACTTGAACGCCTTGCGGTTAACCACCGAACAGTATCGCGATCTGGGCGAACTATGCTCGCAAATTCGGCCACGCGTCTTTGATTTGAGTTGGCCCGGGTCGTTGGAGGATGGCAATATCGACGCCTTGCTCGACGCCTGGAGTAGCGCACCCGGACTGCGTGAACTCTGGTTTGGCGGCTGCCGATTAAGCCCACGAGCCATTCGCAAGTTAGTCTCCTGGAACGGGTTGCGCGATGTCACCTGGCTCGACCTCAACCAGAGTAGCTTGGATGTGCCATCGATTCGGGCATTGGCGGAATCCGAATATACGCAATCGCTTCATCGTTTGGATCTGAGCGGAATCACCCTCAAGGCCGCGGAATTGGATGCGCTTGCGAATGGATTCTCTCGTTCGACCTTGCGACAATTGGCGTTTGGACCCCATCCCTTGGCAGATACCCGGGCGGTGTATCCCGCCTGGCTGAAGCTGTTTCGCTCACCAGCAACTCGAGGGCTACATCGGTTGCATCTCACGCAGATTCCCTTGGGGGAGAACGGGTTGCGTCAATTTGCCGATCGCGCCGATCTCCCCGAACTCGAACAGCTCACCTTGGCCGACATCAGTGATACCCCCCTGGGGTTGGATCGGCTGATGCGGAGTGATCGCTTCCCGCGATTGTGGAAATTGAACATCAACGGCAGCCCGCACCTGAAGCGCGACGGGGGAGTGCCGCTCCCGCCGGGCTGGTTCCAAATCGAGGTGGGCATGCTCATCCGCCCGGAGAGTATGCCCATGGATTCATTGTGATCGAACGCAATCATCCGCCGTAACTCCTGATGGATTTAGAAGTTGCGGCGGATGTGCATGTAATTCACCGGACTTAGCGACGCGATTATGGCGTTCCGCTGACCGGGGTTAATTGGTCGATTTGCCGGAACCAATCCTGCCAGAATTTCCGCTGATGGAATTCGTTGGTCCCGGTAAACGCATTGTCGGACATGGATGCGAATGCTTTTCGCATCAGATCGAGTGTTCGCTGACCGCCGTTCGCGTCCCGCAGCATATTCGTGTAGAGTTTCCACACTTGGCTGAGTGCAATCAATTGCTCCGCCTGACCCTGATATCGGCTGGCCAACGCCGAATATCGCCGGATCGCTTCATCATATTCGCCTAAGAACAAGTGGCACTCTGCCGCCGCAAACGCCGAATTGCGAAGCATCGTCATTTCTTCGGGCATGAGACGATTGATCCGATCCGGCTGACTTAGTGCCTGATCGACCATGTCGAAATTCTTGGCGGTCTTCTTCAGGAAGTT
This DNA window, taken from Tuwongella immobilis, encodes the following:
- a CDS encoding CpaF family protein → MEPSQPNRRIHFLRDLSHPPEESATTSESPRVLPPHPVTEPPQPPLPPPRLSGLHPGLGGAHPLGGGFHASPHDDSGDLSHRLNLTSLPAEIHDFEELKTHLHSKLVDAIQPTELAKVPPERQRGMLARGIEQLIGSLQIPLSGAARSAMVQELLDDLLGLGPLERLLSDPSICDILVNGANQIYVERHGKLERSSVRFRDDDQLLEIIRRIVSRVGRRVDESSPMVDARLADGSRVNAIVPPLSLRGPMLSIRRFGSKRLNMPDLVALGALSAGMSEFLSQAVRAKMNIVVSGGTGSGKTTLLNALSAFIPHDERIITIEDAAELQLQQEHVGSLETRPPNLEGKGAVTVRDLVKNALRMRPNRIIIGECRGPETLDMLQAMNTGHEGSMTTLHANSPRDVLSRLEMMVMMGVELPLKVIRQQIASAVHLVVQVSRLTGGPRRITSITEVTGSENDVISMQELFRFRQLGLDADGRAMGQFEATGIRSHHAQKIEIVGGSLPAGIFTPGVMR
- a CDS encoding AAA family ATPase, with translation MDPLSVILVGLAEREAGLTTEEVLSLGGQVDHRFRTVQQACDVLRPAGKLPRRVFIVAVPLDRDLESIRILNDHFPGEPILLLTNHGDDAAFVRDAMRAGAAQVTHAELGEDFRQAMERLSRQFGLQPRRSRVVAVIGATEGCGTTTVAVNLAVESAELAKRSTILAELGTRLGRLAVLLNFKPQMTTQELLNGPMPPPSLVRGTLTPLRDHLHVLAGPYQVLGSSIPPENQQRLVHLLRNFADLVVVDTPYTYDEEYFAILHAADEIVLMMEQKISSVHAALLLKNALEIRKIPGTLHLVVNRFQPHGPGATLSEIQELLKTSAIRCIRNQGTTVLEAANNGLPIRDQSPSAPPLEDVRALLAELLQTPELLTVAAESAPSRIGRFLHWLTH